GCGTTGAGCTGGTTGTGCACCCCGGTGAGTGCCCACTCCACGCGCGCTACCGGGCGGTCGCCCCGCAGCACATCGAATGCCTGAGGCTCGCCCCGGGCGGAAAAATCGCTGACGGCGGCGCCGAAGCTGGCCACGCCGCTCCAGCAGCCTTCGTGCAGCACGCGGGCCAGGCTTTCTTCGAGACCGTTGACCACCACGCGCCCCGAAGGCGGCACGGTGCGCACGAGATGGTGGAACTGCCGCTCGATCGCGCGCAGGTCGTCGAAGATGTCGGCGTGGTCGAATTCGAGGTTGTTCAGCACGGCCGTGCGCGGGCGGTAGTGCACGAACTTGCTGCGCTTGTCGAAGAAAGCGGTGTCGTATTCGTCGGCTTCGATGACGAAGAGCGGCGCGCTGCCGGCCGGCCCGTCGGAGGCCACCGGCCGTTGCGGCGTGCCCAGCCGCGCGGACACGCCGAAATCGAGGGGTACGCCCCCCACCAGAAACCCGGGCTGCAGACCCGCGCATTCCAGGATCCAGGCCAGCATGGACGTGGTGGTGGTCTTGCCGTGGGTGCCGGCCACGGCCAGCACGTGGCGCCCCTGGAGGACATGCTCGGCCAGCCACTGGGGGCCGCTGGTGTAGGGCGCGCCCGCGTCCAGGATGGCTTCCATCAGCGGGAACTTGGGGCTGCCATCGGCCAGCCGTGCGCGGCTCACCACGTTGCCCACCACGAACATGTCCGGCGCCAGGTCGAGCTGCCCGGCACCATAGCCCTCGATGAGTTCGATGCCCAATGCCCGCAACTGGTCGCTCATCGGCGGGTACACCCCGGTATCGCAGCCCGTGACCTTGTGGCCGGCTTCCCGCGCCAGCGCGGCCAGGCCCCCCATGAACGTTCCGCAGATGCCCAGAATGTGTATATGCATGGGCGCCGATTCTACGGTTGGGGTCCGGCCCGCCCCGTGCCGCCGCCGAGGCTCGAGCCGCTGCTATTTTTTCAGGAGTGCGCGCGGCAGGGCAGTGCCAAGACCCCGCGCGCCGCGGGCGCATTGGACGCCGCGCGGCGGTGGCTCCGCGCCACAATGCGTGCTTCCTTCCCTTCCACCCGAGACGCCGCCATGCCCAACGCACTCGCCCCCGAGATCGCCAACGCCGCCGCCCGCCTCGTCGTCGAGGAGGGGATGGAATGGGGGCCCGCCAAGCGGCGGGCCGTCCGCCAGCTGGGGTTGCCGGCCCGCACCGCGCTGCCCGACAACGACCTGGTCGAGGACGCCGTGCGCGAATACATCGGCCTTTTCTGCGCCGACACCCAGCCGGCCGAACTGCGCGCGTTGCGCGAACTGGCCCTGCTCTGGATGGAGCGCCTGGCCGAGTTCCGGCCCCATCTGGGCGGGGCGGTGTGGTACGGCACGGCCACGCGCCTTTCGGACATCTACCTGCAGCTCTTCTGCGATGACTGCAAATCGGCCGAGATCTCGCTCATCGACCACCACGTGGATTACGAGCCCCGCACGGTCACGGGCTTCCATGGCGAATCGGTGGAGGCGCTCAGCCTGTCGAGCCACTCGCCCGCCCTGGGCGAGGCGATCGGCGTGCACCTGCTTGTCTATGATCTGGACGATCTGCGCGGCGCGCTCCGGCCCGACGCGCGCGGGCGGGTTCAGCGGGGTGACGCCCGGGCCGTTCGCAAACTTCTGGACAACGAGGACACCCCTTCATGACCGATCTTCCCGAGGCCGGGGGCCCCGGCACGCCGTCGCCCCTGAGCCCCTCGCGCCGCCGCGCGCTCTATGCCGGTGCGGCGGTCGTGGCCGCTGCGGGTGGTGCCGGCCTGGCGTGGTGGCGCCTGCAGCCCCATGCGGCGGAGCCGGGTGCCGAGGCCGCACTGTGGACACAGCGCTTCGACGCGCCGCAGCAGGGCGCCGCGGCGCTCGACATGCAGGCGTTCCGGGGCAAGCCCATGCTGGTGAACTTCTGGGCCACCTGGTGCCCCCCGTGCGTGGAAGAGCTTCCGATGCTCAATGCTTTCTATCGCACGCATAAAGAAAAGGGTTGGCAGGTCGTGGGCCTGGCTATAGACCAGCCTTCGGCGGTGCGCCAGTTCCTGGCCCGCGTGCCTCTGGATTTCCCGATCGGCCTTGCAGGCCTGCAAGGAACCGACCTGGGGCGCAGCCTGGGCAACCTCACGGGAGGCCTTCCATTTACCGTGCTTTTGGGCGCAGATGGCAGCATCCGGCACCGTAAAATGGGCCAAGTCACCGCCGAAGACCTCACGCAGTGGGCATCGCTGGCATGAAGTTCCTGTCTTTCCATATGAAGATAATGGAATTTGCGGCCGGATAGAGGTTGAAGGCATAAATTGGGGTAAATTCGCGCCCTATTTCGTTTTAGGCGTTGGAGTCCCCATGGATTTGCGAAAACTCAAGACCTTGATTGACCTCGTTTCCGAGTCGAATGTGTCGGAACTCGAGATTACCGAGGCGGAAGGCAAGGTTCGCATCGTCAAGAGCGGTGGCGCTGTCGTCCAGCAATTCGTGGCAGCCCCGGTGGCCGCTCCCACCGCCCCGGCGCCCGCAGCCGCCGCCCCCGTGGCCGAGTTGCCCGCGCCTGCTGCACCCACCGGCCATATCGTCAAGTCCCCCATGGTGGGCACGTTCTACCGGGCGTCCAGCCCGGGTGCCAAGTCGTTCGTCGAAGTCGGCAGCCAGGTCAAGGAAGGCGACACCATCTGCATCATCGAGGCCATGAAGATCCTCAACGAAATCGAAGCCGACAAGACCGGAACGGTCACGCGCATCCTGGGCGAGAACGGCCAGGCCGTCGAATACGGACAACCGCTGTTCGTCATCGAATAAGCTCCCGGCGCCGCGTTCCCCGTTGATGCCTGCCGCAAACCAGGACACTCCCTTGAAAGAGATCCTCGTTGCCGCTGCCGCGGTCATGCCGCAGGCAGGCGGGACCGGCCGCAGTGGCGCACGCCTACGCCCATGCGCGGGCGATGCATCGCCGGAAAGCCATGTTTAAAAAGATCCTTGTCGCCCACCGCGGCGGTCGCGCCGCAGGCAAGGCGAAGCAGATCGCAGTGGCGCATGCCAGTGCGCGGGCGATGAACCGCCGGAAAGCCTATGTTTAAAAAGATCCTTGTTGCCAATCGCGGCGAAATCGCCCTGCGCATCCAGCGCGCCTGCCATGAGCTGGGCGTGAAGGCCGTGATGGTGTATTCCGAGGCCGACCGCGACGCCAAGTACGTCAAGCTGGCGGAGGAGGCGGTGTGCATCGGGCCGGCGCCCTCGCCGCTGTCCTATCTCAACATGCCGGCCATCATCTCCGCGGCGGAAGTGACCGATGCCGAAGCGATCCACCCCGGCTACGGTTTCCTCTCCGAGAACGCCGACTTCGCCGAGCGCGTGGAAAAGAGCGGCTTCCAGTTCATCGGCCCCACCCCCGAGTCCATCCGCACGATGGGCGACAAGGTGTCTGCCAAGCAGGCCATGATCCGCGCGGGCGTGCCCTGCGTGCCGGGGTCGGAGGGCGAGTTGCCCGAAGACCCGGTGCAGATCCGCCGCATTGCGCGCACCGTCGGGTATCCGGTGATCATCAAGGCCGCGGGCGGCGGCGGTGGCCGCGGCATGCGCGTGGTGCACACCGAGGCGGCCCTGGTCAACGCCGTGCAGATGACGAAGGCCGAAGCCCAGGCGGCTTTCGGCAATCCGGCCGTGTACATGGAGAAGTTCCTCCAGAACCCGCGCCACATCGAGATCCAGATCCTCGCGGACAAGTTCAAGAACGCGGTGTACCTGGGCGAGCGCGACTGCTCCATGCAGCGCCGCCACCAGAAGGTGATCGAAGAGGCTCCGGCCCCCGGCATCCCGCGCAAGCTCATCGAGAAGATCGGCGAGCGCTGCGTCGCCGCCTGCAAGAAGATCGGCTACCGCGGCGCCGGCACGTTCGAATTCCTCTACGAGAACGGCGAGTTCTATTTCATCGAGATGAACACGCGCGTGCAGGTCGAGCATCCCGTGACCGAATGGA
The DNA window shown above is from Acidovorax sp. NCPPB 4044 and carries:
- the mpl gene encoding UDP-N-acetylmuramate:L-alanyl-gamma-D-glutamyl-meso-diaminopimelate ligase; translation: MHIHILGICGTFMGGLAALAREAGHKVTGCDTGVYPPMSDQLRALGIELIEGYGAGQLDLAPDMFVVGNVVSRARLADGSPKFPLMEAILDAGAPYTSGPQWLAEHVLQGRHVLAVAGTHGKTTTTSMLAWILECAGLQPGFLVGGVPLDFGVSARLGTPQRPVASDGPAGSAPLFVIEADEYDTAFFDKRSKFVHYRPRTAVLNNLEFDHADIFDDLRAIERQFHHLVRTVPPSGRVVVNGLEESLARVLHEGCWSGVASFGAAVSDFSARGEPQAFDVLRGDRPVARVEWALTGVHNQLNALAAIAAAEHVGVDPADAAAALARFQNVKRRMELRGTANGIAVYDDFAHHPTALRTTLDGLRRRIGPQARILAAFEPRSNTMKLGTMKSQLPWALESADLAFCHTAGLDWDAAAVMAPLGDRARTAADIDALVAQITAAARPGDHVVCMSNGSFGGIHARLLDSLQNQ
- a CDS encoding TlpA disulfide reductase family protein, with protein sequence MTDLPEAGGPGTPSPLSPSRRRALYAGAAVVAAAGGAGLAWWRLQPHAAEPGAEAALWTQRFDAPQQGAAALDMQAFRGKPMLVNFWATWCPPCVEELPMLNAFYRTHKEKGWQVVGLAIDQPSAVRQFLARVPLDFPIGLAGLQGTDLGRSLGNLTGGLPFTVLLGADGSIRHRKMGQVTAEDLTQWASLA
- the accB gene encoding acetyl-CoA carboxylase biotin carboxyl carrier protein; this translates as MDLRKLKTLIDLVSESNVSELEITEAEGKVRIVKSGGAVVQQFVAAPVAAPTAPAPAAAAPVAELPAPAAPTGHIVKSPMVGTFYRASSPGAKSFVEVGSQVKEGDTICIIEAMKILNEIEADKTGTVTRILGENGQAVEYGQPLFVIE
- the accC gene encoding acetyl-CoA carboxylase biotin carboxylase subunit, whose product is MFKKILVANRGEIALRIQRACHELGVKAVMVYSEADRDAKYVKLAEEAVCIGPAPSPLSYLNMPAIISAAEVTDAEAIHPGYGFLSENADFAERVEKSGFQFIGPTPESIRTMGDKVSAKQAMIRAGVPCVPGSEGELPEDPVQIRRIARTVGYPVIIKAAGGGGGRGMRVVHTEAALVNAVQMTKAEAQAAFGNPAVYMEKFLQNPRHIEIQILADKFKNAVYLGERDCSMQRRHQKVIEEAPAPGIPRKLIEKIGERCVAACKKIGYRGAGTFEFLYENGEFYFIEMNTRVQVEHPVTEWITGVDIVKTQIMVAAGEKLPFTQRQIEIRGHAIECRVNAEDPYKFTPSPGRITMWHAPGGPGVRVDSHAYTNYYVPPNYDSMIGKIIVHGDTREQALARMRTALSETVVEGINTNIPLHRELMVDAKFVAGGTNIHYLEEWLGAHKR